The genome window GATTCTGGAATCAGCCCTGGGAAAAGTCTCCTCAGAGCAATTAACCGCCGAATACCACCAGAGCGTCCAACATCACCCCAACCAACTCAAACAGGAGAATTAGCTTTCAATTCACAACACATACAGGAATTACCTGAACGAATTGACGAAGCCCCCTCACGGGTGCGTGTGCTGGTGGTCGTCGAAGGGACACACGACATCAAGTTTCTGAGACGCATCTCAGCGCTCCTCCATTCAGCGCATCCTGCACTGCCTGATCTTGCCGCAATGGAACGTAATAGAGAACTTATCTTCCTGCCGATCAGTGGACATCCTCAAGCTTGGATTAGACGACTGTCGCCACTCAATCTGCCAGAGTTTCATTTGTACGATCGCGAGCAGTCACCGGTTACGGAACAACGTCTGGAGACCGTCGACAGGATCAACCAACGCTCTCGTTGCCGCGGCATGTTGACGCAGAAACGGAGTCTGGAGAACTATCTGCATCCCCACTCGATTCAGGTTATCACTAATATTCCACTGGAATTCGATGACCATGCTTGTGTGGCAACTCTGGCAGCACAACAAGTCTTTGAGAGCAGTCATGGAAAACCCACCTGGCAACGGCTCACTCGTCGTGCTCAGGTGCGACTAACGAATCGGGCCAAGCGCTGGCTCAATACCAGTGCGGTCGAACAAATGACGGTCCCCCTGCTGCAGGAACGCGATCCGGACGGGGAAATCATCTCCTGGCTGGAGACGATCCGCCAACTGGCTGAGACCGCTTAAGCACACTTCACACACCTATTTCTTTCAACCTAAGAGGAACACTTATGTTACTAACCGAACGACTGGCGGAGAACGTACGCGCCTGTTTTACCGGCATCTGGATTCAGAGCCACGAACATGACGAGGCGTTGTTGGAAATCACCCGCCTTTGTCACAGCGAAGACTGGGGGCTGCTCTCCTGGGACATTGACCGGGGGCTGCAGGGAACAGAGGTCGTTGGAGACAGCGATAACTCCTACCCCGATCCCCTTACAGCTATCCACAGTCTCAACATCCAGGCCGATTCAGATCGGCCCACGCTGCTGGTCCTCAAGAATTTCCACCGGTTCATCAATTCCCCGGAAATCATCCAGGCCCTGACGCGACAGATCGGTCTGGGAAAGCAAACCCGAACCTTCGTGATCATTCTATCCAGTCTGGTCCAGATTCCCCCGGAACTGGAAAAACAGTTCGTCTGCCTGGAACACGATCTTCCCGATCGGAGCCAGTTGGAAGAGATCGCTCACAGCATTGCCACGGAACCCGGCGAATTGCCAGAGGGAATGGAACAGGAGCGTGTCCTGGACGCCGCCTGTGGACTGACTCGCTATGAAGCAGAGGGAGCCTTTAGTCTCTCCCTGGTACGTCATGGACGCATCGACGTCTCCGTCGTATTGGAACTGAAGGCACAGACACTGCTGAAAAGTGGTCTGTTAACGCTTCACAGCGGTTCTGAGTCATTTGAAGACCTGGGCGGCCTGGAATCACTCAAGGCCTTTTGCCGGCGTGCGCTGCGTCCCAGATCACAGGAATCAACCCATGTGCGTCCACGGGGCGTGCTGCTGTTGGGAGTTCCCGGGACCGGGAAAAGTGCCTTCGCCAAAGCACTGGGAAAAGAGACCGGAAGAGCCACACTGACACTCGACGTGGGAGCCCTGATGGGTTCTCTAGTCGGCCAGACAGAGGAGCGAACAAGAAGGGCGATCCGAATCGTTGATGCGATGCAACCCGCCGTCCTGTTCATCGACGAAATCGAAAAGGGTCTGAGCGGAGCAGCCTCATCCGGACAGTCTGACAGTGGTGTTTCCACACGCATGCTGGGGACACTTTTAAGCTGGCTGAACGACCATACTTCAGACGTATTTGTCGTTTGTACCGCCAACGACATCTCTAAACTGCCCCCGGAACTGATCCGTGCCGAACGCTTTGACGGTCTCTTCTTTCTGGATCTGCCCGGAGATTCACAGAAGCAGGCGATCTGGAACATCTACCGGGAACAGTATGGACTCACAGAGGAGCAGAAGTTGCCCGAAGACCGGCATTGGACCGGATCGGAAATCAGGGCTTGCTGTCGCCTGGCAGCCCTGCTGGATGTCCCGTTAACCCAGGCTGCTGAAAACGTGGTCCCCGTGGCCGTCACAGCCGCAGAATCAGTGGCTCGACTCAGACGCTGGGCCAGCAACCGCTGCCTGTCTGCAGAGCAGCCGGGCGTCTTTGTTCACGGAGAGCGGTCGGAAGGCCGAGAGCAGCGCAAACTCTCCCGTGATCCCCGCAGAAACTAAACCTGACTCTAATCAAGGAGAAACGATGACTATGGCTACGATAGAAGAAGTGGAAACCCACCACGATCCCATCGACCGACTTCGGGCGACCATGTGTGCCACGCGGGTCAGTTTTGAATGGTTTGGTACCAGGAAGTCACTCACACGCGACCAGAAGGCCCAGGCCGCTGAATCGTTTGGGGCGGAAGGGGCGTTCCTGAGTGCTGGTAAGAAGCTGCTGGATACGGGACATCCCCGTTTCCGGGCCGTGAGTGCCGTCCGCAACCAGGTACGCAAATACTGGACCTCGGTCAGTCTCCCTTTCCCGGAACCGGGAATCCGCTTATTGCGGCAGGATACACTAACCGCCTTCCAGGAGCAGATGCATCGATTTACGGATGAACTGGCTGAGACCGTCGCGGAACTGGATGAACAATATCTGTCCATGAAATCGGCGGCCCGGGAGCGTCTGGGCAGTCTGTTCAATGACGATGATTACCCCACAACGCTGGTCGGGCTATTCGAAGTGACCTGGGAATTCCCCAGTATCGAACCGCCGAACTATCTCAGACAGCTCAATCCCGAACTCTACGAACAAGAGTGCCAGCGCGTGCAGTCGCGGTTTGAAGAGGCAGTCCGACTGGCGGAGGACGCCTTTCTGGATGAGTTGTCGAAGCTGGTGTCACATCTCACAGATCGCTTGAGTGGGCAGGCCGACGGTCGTCCTAAGGTCTTCCGGGATTCGGCCATCGGGAACCTGCACGAGTTCTTTGGTCGCTTCCGGTCGCTGAATGTCCGCTCCAACGAACAGTTGGATGCGCTCGTCTCTCAGTGTCAAAACATTGTAGAAGGCATACAGCCCCAGGAACTGAGAAAACGGGACGCCCTCCGGCAGCAGGTTGCCTCCGATTTGTCTGGCGTTCAGGCTGTCTTGGATGGCCTGCTGGTTGATCGTCCGCGACGTCAGATCATGCGAATTCCGAAGTAAGGAGGCCGCATGCAACTCATCATCACAGCGGAAGGGCAAGTCCGCTGCATTTACGCGGAAGCCATTGATCTGGCCGCCCTCGGTCGACTGCGCATCTCGCGGGGCTCGTTCGTCGAACCGAATGCGGCTGGTCAATGGATCGTGGATCTGTCCCCCGTCCAGGGACCGCGGCTGGGGCCGTTCGCTCAACGGAGTGCGGCCCTGCAGTCAGAAATCGACTGGCTGGAACAGCACTGGCTCTCTCCCAGCTCTTGAACATGTAATTTTCCCACACTGTGCCCCGGTCTTGCAGAGTTGCTTCTGCAGGGCCGGGGCTTTTTTTATTGAACCCTTGTTTTTAGGAGACATTAGATGAAACAGTCAGACCTGAATCGGGCCGTCGCCCTGGCCACCGGCGAGACAATCGCCACCGTTAAACGCCTGGGCTTCCTACTGGCAGAGCCCCATGAAACCGTTGATCCGGATTCAGAAACGTCGGGACCGCTGGTCATCGACTGGGACGAACTGGAAAACCAGCGAATGGCTCCACAGACAGAGGGATTGAATCATGTACCGTCATGGGTGTGATTCCGATCTCAAGGGATTTCACTGTCTCAGTCAGGCAGATGCTCCCTTCCACTCAAATCGACTGCAGATGCTCCGTAGTGGGCGGCAACGGGGACGACGCGTCGTTAAAAGTCAACGTCGAAAAAGGCGTCGCAAACGAAAGTCGCTTGGATAAAGCATTACTTCTTTTTATTACATCTCCAAATCAATTCCAGAAAGGAATGCTATGAAAGTTTTACTGATTAATAACGACGGTGGCGGATTCGCAGACTACATCGAAGTCGCCACAGGTACCACGGTCTCTCAACTGTTCGAACAACGCATGGCGGATGCGAACGCCTCGGACTACTTGATCCGGGTCAATCGTCAGCCGTGCCCTCCCGATCAGACGTTAGAAGACGGGGACCGGATTTCGATCACTCCGACTAAAATCGAAGGGGCGAAAAGCTAGCCGTCCCTATCAGTAATGTTTTGTCTAAGACAGGCTGCCGGGATCACGGTCCCGGCAGCCTGTTTTCTATTAGTGGGAGTAAACGAACTATGAAACAAAGCCTCGAAAAGGTCTGGCGGATGGCCAGTCTCATTGAGAAACAACTCAGCTCACTGGGAAGTGAGATAAACACAGGGCTACCAGAATCAGCCTGGTTAAGCTGTCTGCGGTTGATCCGCATGCGACAACAGGCACAGGAACGAGGTTGGTTTCGTGCGTCCTCAAAGCTGGAGCGGGGACTGTCAGCAGAGGTGTTTCAGCTGACGCGGCAACTGGTAACGTTGCAGCAGGAACTGGAGTCAGTCACTGCTGAAAAACCTCTCCCTGCGATACGCACTATCTACGAAGACCTGCTGGCCCTGGAAGAGGAGTTTTGTGAATCTAACATCAATCTCAAGGCTAAGTCGATTTCGGTGGTCACAGAGCCAATTGTGCTGGAAGGCGTTTATCTGGGAGCGTTTGAGATACGGCTGGAGTTTACAGACCTGAATTCAGACGCTCCCTTTCAGTACCAGGTATTTGCTCAAGATCCGCAGTCACCGATCACCGATGACGCTGTCACGCATCCGCATGTGCAGTCTGATATCGTCTGTGAAGGGGACGCCCGTGTGCCTATTAAACGTTCCCTAGAACAGGGGCGACTGCTGGACTTTTTCGTGCTGGTGTCGCGCTTGTTGCACACCTACAACCCGGAAAGCCCCTATGTCGCCCTCAGCGACTGGCACAGTGCAGAATGCAGTGATTGTGCGGATGTCGTGACCACAGATGAGCAGACTCACTGCACCAGTTGCGAAAACCGCTTGTGTCGGCAATGTGCCAATCGCTGTACCGACTGTAGTTCCTCATTTTGCCACGACTGTTCGACCCGCTGTGAAATCTGCCGTGATGACTGTTGTGAATCCTGCCTGAAAGAGTGTGGACTTTGTGGTTCCAGCTGTTGTTCAAATTGCCTCGATATTGAAGAAAGGTGCCCGATCTGTGAAACACAGGAAGACGAAGAAACGTACGAACCGGACCAGGAAACCACATCGCCGGAGACGGTCCCCCCTGCCGGCACTCCGCTTTAGCCCAAACGCCTGGGCCAAACTGCTGTTCCTACGTGATTATGGTGATACTGAAGTTGGCGGATTTGGAATCGCAGCCTCGACGGATTTGCTGCTGGTCCAGGACCTGCAACTCGTGAAACAGACCTGCTCACTGGTCCATGTTGCCTTCGATAATGAAGCGGTGGCGAATTTCTTTGATGATCAGGTCGATGCAGGACTCCGCCCGGAGCAGTTTGGTCGAATCTGGATCCATACTCACCCGGGTGCCTGTCCAGAGCCCAGCCCGACTGATGAAGCGACCTTTGAACGTGTCTTTGGTCGATCTGACTGGGCCGTGATGTTCATCCTGGCGCGGCAGGGGCGATCCTATGCGCGATTGCGGATGAATACCGGTCCCACGATTGACTGTGAGATCTCAGTCAGGCGGGATTATTCAGAGCCCTTTCCCGGTTGTGAACCCGAAAACTGGGAAGGGGAATATTTAACGAACGTGCATCCCGAACAACGCCAACCCAGCAGGCCGTTATCGGCGTTCGACGATTTTGACTGGGATGCGGACTGGTTTTTCGATGAACCTGATTTGGAAGGAGATTTATTGTGACAAATACAACGATAGATCGTTTTCAGAGACAGAGTGGACTGGTCCCTACAGAGAGACTATCTCAGATTTCGGTGACTGTCATCGGTGTGGGAGCCATCGGACGACAGGTGGCCCTGCAGCTGGCGGCGATCGGGACACCGCGGATTCAGCTTGTTGATTTTGATACGGTCGAATTGACCAATATCACGACGCAGGTATATCGGAGACAGGATCTGGGATCAGCTAAAGTCGAAGCAACGGCCAGGGCAATCCAGGAACTCGATGATTCGATTCAGGTGGAGACAGTTTCGGATCGGTTTCGTGCCTCCATAAGTACAGGAGAGGCTGTCTTCTGCTGTGTGGATTCGATCTCTGCCCGAGCAGCGATTTGGCGATCAATTAGCAGAAAATGTGCGTTCTGGACAGATGGCAGAATGCTGGGAGAAACGATCCGAGTGCTGACTGCCACAAAGGACTCAGGAATAAATCAGTATTCAGAGACACTCTTTCCTCAACCCCAGGCACAAATTGGAAGTTGTACCTCACGCAGTACTGTGTATGCAGCCAGCATTGCAGCAGGATTCATGGTGCATCAGTTTTGTCGCTGGCTGCGTGGGATATCCATAGATCACGATATGTCTCTAAATCTATTGGCAGGCGAAACTGTAGTTAGCTGACCACTTGCGATTCTATATTATCCATCGTTGTTAAAAAGATATACCAATAACAGGCAGGCCACCTTAGCTGGTGGCCTGCTTCCATTTTTTTAGCTATCAGGATATTTTAATCATCATGGAGCGCCCAATGAGACCAGTATGACTACCAGTTCTATAGAGCTTGTTGTCTGACCTTGTGCCCAACTCTGTACCAGTTAGAATGTTAGAGAGCCAAGGTAAAATCATCCCTGGCGCGCCAGGGATGATTTTTTCGCGAACTCCACTGGGGTCTGATTTCCCAAGGAGCTGTGCGGGCGGGTTTTCGATATAGTCCAGCCGCCACTGGTCAACTTGTTCCTGAGCGTCTGCCAGGCTTAGAAACCAATGCCGGTTTAAACATTCCTGGCAAACCCGCCCGCTGAACGATTCAATATACGCATTATCGGTCGGTTTTCCCAGCCGACTGAAATCCAGAGTCACTTTGTTGAAGTAAGCCCACCAGTCCAGACTCTTTCAAATGAACTCGGGACCGTTATCCACACGGATTGACTGAGGACAGCCTCGAGCCTCTTTAACGCGATCCAGAGCTGCCCCCACATCATCTCCAGTCAGCCGTGTTCCTACCAGTATGGCCAGACTCTCACGACTAAAGTTATCGACTAACGCACACGAATGGTAGCCAGTTCGCGCAGTCGCATCGGCAGCTCGGCCCGTTCATCATGAACACTCTGGTAACGGTGACTGGCTCGCGGAAAGCCGAGCACCTGGCAGGCACGCCGCTCACTGACTTCATAGCAAACCTGAAGTTCCTGCACCAGAGTACGACGACGAGCGGGCCTCACAGCTTTTTTTTGAGAACGTCTTGAAGCATGCTCTTATCCAGGCTCAGGTCAGCCACCAGTTGTTTGAGCTTCCGGTTTTCCTCTTCCAACTGCTTCAGTCTACGGACTTCAGCGACGCCCAGACCGGCGTATTTCTTCTTCCAGCGATAAAAGGTCTGTTCGGTGATCCCCATCTTCCTAACGATCTCCGCCACCGCAGTACCGGACTCATGCTGCCGCAAAGAAAATGCAATCTGCTCTTCCGAATATCGTTTCCGTTTCATGCTGTCTGATTCTCCTACGAAAAATACAAGATAACAAAATTTCTCGCATTTCGCATGGATCAGGAATCGGGGGGAAGGTCATTATTTGTGGGGGCACGTCAAGTCTGACTGGCATAAATTTGTATATTTTACTTGTGAGTGTCAATACAATTGAATATACTGATCATCTAACCTGTTGGATGCTGTTCATGATGTTTATATAGATACTAGTTAAAATTGATTTAATGTTCGGCAAAAGGACTGAAATGTACAGGATCTTGTTTCTAGTTTTAGTTCTGACAAGTATTGCATTATTTACAATTGCTGTATCGAAAGATATCAAGACTATCGATCATACAGGGTCGAGTATACATGTAGATAAACATTTCAATACCTTCACAACACCATCTGTGCTGGTCGGCGAAAAAGATACATTAAAACATGAATTTGTAGTGGCTAACACATATGACCAGATAGCACACATATCATCTGTGCAAAAATCCTGTTCATGCACCAGTGCTAAAATCGCAAAGAAAAAGTTAAGTCCGGGCGAACGAACTCGATTGATAATGGAAGTAGATTTGCGAGGGCGAAGTGGACTTTTCGGTACGACGTGCAAATTAATTCACGACCAGGGTAAGCCTTGGAACTTTCTACTTCAGGCACATATTTATAACCATGTTGAATTCGTTCCCAACTTCTTTGAATTGGGAGAAGTCCAACCGGGAATAAAAATTGAGAAAAATATTATTGTTCTAACAAATAGCCGTAGTAGTGATCCACCCATACCAGAATTATCTTGTAATCAGAATTGGGTAAGTTTTGAGATGGGAAAAAGCACAGTACATAAGCTTAACGGTGGTGAGATTGTCCAACGAAAAACGCCTCTACGCATCAGCCTGATACCTCCTCATATTTCTGGTGCAGGGTTTGTTGAGATCACAACCGATCTGGCAAGTACCCGTGCAAGAGAATCTAAACTCTCAGTTCACTTTCACGTTGAGGAAATCTATGACGTTAAGCCTCAGCGGATTTTCTTTGGAAGGATTAGTGAGAAAGAGATCCCCATAGAGCAAAGGTTAACCATTCGTAGACGAGATGGTGCCCCTTTTAAAATTAAAAGCATTGTTTGCGAACTGAGCGATATTCATCATTCATGTTCGACAACAGGAACAACGAAAGTAGAACACGAACTGGTAATATCGCTGGATCATACGAAGCTTGAGAGCTTTCTCTATGGAGGGCTTTTTATCGAAACAAATGATACTCTTATTCCCAATATCGAGATTCCAATCGCTGTGTCGAAGTAATCCAGATAAAAATCATTATCAAACGTTCGAAAGGAAGAGAATTATGAATCGTTTTTTTGTACTCACAGTACTACTTGTATTTACTGGTCTGAACGGTTTCTTTATAACCCAATCGATTGCAGCTTTCGGAGATTGTAACGATGCTCTCAATGAAGCAAACGCTAGCTGCACTGGAGTAGTTGATTGTAGCGACGGACAATGTTTTTTAATCAATACTTCTTGTACTGGCGGGTATACATGTAACCCTGATCCGTGCACTGCCGCCAAATCGGACAAAATAAAAAAATTTGGCGCATGTGAAAACACCTACTGGGACTATGGATGTTTTCATTGTTCATTTTATTACTGTGCTGAAGTGATTAAATATCAATCCGAGGATTCCTTTGGTGAATGTCAGTTTGCTCGTTGCAGGGGACTACTGGGTCAAAGTAATGCATGCGTGCCTTCTTCGCCTTAACGCCAGGAAAATAGATCTTTTTCGGTCATCAGCGCCCCAGATTTATTCAAATTCTCTTTTCTAAACTTACTGTGTTTCATGTTTGTATTTTAATTGATTGAGGATACAAAAAAGCCAATGTACCTTATTCTTTCACCATGAATCTGAAAAATGGTTCAAGTTCATTTGAGAAACGAAAGAGCTTGATGATTTCTTTCAATTTTAAAAATGGTACTTTAGTTATACTGCTAATTCTGATCACATCGGCAGCGACTAATGGAGTCAATGACGACATACTGGGAGTCCTTGCCGTTGGTTATACTCGAAATCGAGAGTCTTTTCCCGTTTTCGATTGTCGATTTGAATGGAGAGATGCTAAAGCGGCAACAATTGAAGATGCCTTGGCAGGCAAATTTATCAGTGAAGCCAAGCCCCTTCAGGGGCACTGGCTTGTTGATGAGGAAAATGTAAGATATGAACTGATGTGTACACCTGAAATGAGGAAAGAAGCTGAGGATGCAACTGAAAATCCGCAGATAACAGAACAAAATGAGAAGTTTGAAATACCAATCCCCTGCGCAGATAATCTGTATTTGCGAAATAAATCCTATCTACTTTCATATGGCCCTCTCACATTGGCGGCCAATCTATTTGGTCCCAGCGATCCTAGAACTTCTGGAGTCCGAATTACTCCTTTCAATCCGGACATAATGGGAACAGAAGAGCGTTCCAGCCCAGACCGCTTTCTAAGAGCGTGTTTGAGTGGTCGATTTGTCGGCCATTTTGATGGAACAGAAAAAATTAACGGCGTTGATGTCCTGGCAGTGACTATCGGAGAAAGGCCAGGCCCAGATGGAAAACTGGTGGGACATAAGTATGGCTTTGATCCAGACCGCGGACACCTTCCGGTTTATATTTCTGACAGAAGTCCCCAGTCAGGCAAGTTATTATATGAAGCATATATCACTGAAGCTCGTGAATTTTCGGGAGAACGCTGGTTCCCAACCCGTGTTGTTTTGATCTTAGCTCCTGAATCTGAACCTCCATATCAACTCAAAGAACTTAAGGTCTCGAAACTTGATGTTGATTTAAAGCCATCAATAGATCGATTTAATCTGGAACTTGCATCAGGCACTCAGGTGAATGTCATTGGTCGAACGGAGTGGACTTTTCTTAAAGAAGATGAATCGTTTACGGTAAACGATTTGCCAGCGTTACATCAACGTTGCATCGCGTATGGTCAGGCTTTTTTAGAAAGGGAAAAAAAAGCCAAAGAAGCAGGAAATCAACCAGCAGTTGAACGAACAGCTACAATCAAGTATCTAATTATTGGAAATGGATGTATCCTGGTAATTGTAGCAATACTATTTTTCCTCATGTGGAAGAGAAGACGTAACAAAAACAATGAATAGGAATGGCAAGGGGATCAAAGTTTTTTTTCCCTGTCATGTTGTGTGGTTGAGCATCACTATTTTACTGTTGGTAAATTCTCTGATGCTTGCCTGGAGCGCATGGCTGCATAGTCCCACTGTATTGGAAGTAAGTCAATTACCGGCAGGACTCAGCCATCTTGAATTAGGAAAATTCGATCTCGATCTTGTCAATCCACCGTTGATACGATGCGTAGCTGCGATTCCGGTGTTAGCATTTTCACCCAAAACCGACTGGACCCTTTATAGCACCTATTCACGCAGTCGTGCCGAGCGCTCAGTTGGAATCAAGTTTATTGATGACAACCGGAGTTCTTCATTTCTCCTGTTTACCGTGGGGCGGTGGGCATGCATTCCATTTATTTTTATTGGTGGATACACTTGTTCTATCTGGGCGCGAGATCTTTATGGTAATTCCGCAAGTATTTTTGTAGTCGTGCTCTGGTGCTTTTCTCCTTGGATTCTTGGCCATGGCGCCTTAATGACTACGGATGCACACGCCGCTGCAGTAGGTATTATTGCCGCTTATTTTTATTGGCGCTGGTTGAAGCAACCAGACCTTAACTGGGCTTTACTGGCAGGAATCGCCATAGGATACGCACAATTAGGCAAACATACACTTATAATTTTTTATCCGCTAGGCTTGATACTTTGGTTCGTATATCAAAGCTCAAGTAGAGAAATATTATGTTCGAAACACTGGTTGTCACGTTTAGGTTTGCTGTTTATTATTTTTATTGTTAGCCTATTTGTAATCAATGTGGGGTATGCATTTGACGGTACCTTTAAAAGACTTGGTGACTATCAATTCTATTCCCATACACTAAGCGGGGACACATCCTACTCAATCCCAGAAACCACTGAAGGATCAAACCGCTTTGCCCATTCACTGCTTGGGAAGATTCCCATTCCTCTCCCGCAATGCTACGTACGGGGAGTCGACATTCAAAAATCGGACTTCGAGCGAGGTTTACGATCTTATATGAGGGGAGAATGGAGGTCTTATGGGTGGTGGCATTTTTACCTCTACGCATTGCTCATTAAAACCCCTTTGGGCACGATAATACTGTTTTGTCTGGCAGCTTATTTGAGTCTATTTGTAAGAGGTTATTCTGCAGCATGGCAGCATGAGCTTTTCCTTTTGCTACCACCGGTTGCTATTCTGGGGCTCGTCAGTTCACAGACGGGATTTTCAATTCACTCTAGGTATCTTTTACCAGCATTGCCATTTTTTTTTATTTGGATCAGTAAAACCGCGCGCAGTTTCCAACTACACCATCGTAACTATTCAATCATCACTGGAATAGCTCTCTGCTGCACAGTTCTAAGCAGCCTGTCGATATTTCCTCACAGCCTCTCTTATTTTAATGAACTGACTGGTGGTCCCCGACATGGCTACAAGAATCTGGTTGATAGCAATATAGCTTGGGGACAGGACTTGTTATTTTTGTCACACTGGCTGGAGAAGCATCCTGAAGCATCGCCACTCAAACTGGCGGCTTTTGGACCTGTTGATCCTCGACTCGCTGGAATCAACTTCAGTCTACCTCCGACTGGCCCGGTAGCAAAGAAGTTTTGGAAAGATACCGGGGCTGAAATAGCTGGTCCGCAACCTGGATGGTTTGCGATTGATGTCAATCACTTGGCAGGAAGTTTCGCATTCATTCCTGATGGACAGGGAAGCAGAAAATTGTTGTCGAATGAGGAATGGAATTACAGCTATTTTCGATATTTTGAACCAGTCGCTTTCGCAGGATATTCGATCAATATTTATCACATAACTCTGGATGAGGCGAACGAAGTACGTACTGAACTTGGATTACCTGAGCTCCCTCCTGACCGAATTAAGAATTGAGTGTTATTGATTTTGGCCGTGTCATTACTTGCCACTTAGATAGTTCGGAAACCACTGCTAGTATAAACATTCCTGGCGAACCCTCCTGTTGAAAATTCAATATACGCATTGTCGGTTAGTTTTCCCAGTCGACTGAATTCCAGAGTCACTTTGTTGAAGTAAGCCCACCAGTCCAGACTCTTCGAAATGAACTCAAGGCCGTTATCTACTCGGTGTCCTTCCGGTAAGCGTGCAAAATCTTTCCATTGTGAAATATTTGGCGGGCCACTCAGGAAGCGAGGCCAGCCGCCGACGGGGGCTCAAGTGACCTGCCTCAAAAACCTGTACCAGGTCTTATGAAGGTTGGGTTAGGTAATTTCGCTGTG of Gimesia sp. contains these proteins:
- a CDS encoding AAA family ATPase gives rise to the protein MLLTERLAENVRACFTGIWIQSHEHDEALLEITRLCHSEDWGLLSWDIDRGLQGTEVVGDSDNSYPDPLTAIHSLNIQADSDRPTLLVLKNFHRFINSPEIIQALTRQIGLGKQTRTFVIILSSLVQIPPELEKQFVCLEHDLPDRSQLEEIAHSIATEPGELPEGMEQERVLDAACGLTRYEAEGAFSLSLVRHGRIDVSVVLELKAQTLLKSGLLTLHSGSESFEDLGGLESLKAFCRRALRPRSQESTHVRPRGVLLLGVPGTGKSAFAKALGKETGRATLTLDVGALMGSLVGQTEERTRRAIRIVDAMQPAVLFIDEIEKGLSGAASSGQSDSGVSTRMLGTLLSWLNDHTSDVFVVCTANDISKLPPELIRAERFDGLFFLDLPGDSQKQAIWNIYREQYGLTEEQKLPEDRHWTGSEIRACCRLAALLDVPLTQAAENVVPVAVTAAESVARLRRWASNRCLSAEQPGVFVHGERSEGREQRKLSRDPRRN
- a CDS encoding ThiF family adenylyltransferase — its product is MTNTTIDRFQRQSGLVPTERLSQISVTVIGVGAIGRQVALQLAAIGTPRIQLVDFDTVELTNITTQVYRRQDLGSAKVEATARAIQELDDSIQVETVSDRFRASISTGEAVFCCVDSISARAAIWRSISRKCAFWTDGRMLGETIRVLTATKDSGINQYSETLFPQPQAQIGSCTSRSTVYAASIAAGFMVHQFCRWLRGISIDHDMSLNLLAGETVVS
- a CDS encoding glycosyltransferase family 39 protein; amino-acid sequence: MNRNGKGIKVFFPCHVVWLSITILLLVNSLMLAWSAWLHSPTVLEVSQLPAGLSHLELGKFDLDLVNPPLIRCVAAIPVLAFSPKTDWTLYSTYSRSRAERSVGIKFIDDNRSSSFLLFTVGRWACIPFIFIGGYTCSIWARDLYGNSASIFVVVLWCFSPWILGHGALMTTDAHAAAVGIIAAYFYWRWLKQPDLNWALLAGIAIGYAQLGKHTLIIFYPLGLILWFVYQSSSREILCSKHWLSRLGLLFIIFIVSLFVINVGYAFDGTFKRLGDYQFYSHTLSGDTSYSIPETTEGSNRFAHSLLGKIPIPLPQCYVRGVDIQKSDFERGLRSYMRGEWRSYGWWHFYLYALLIKTPLGTIILFCLAAYLSLFVRGYSAAWQHELFLLLPPVAILGLVSSQTGFSIHSRYLLPALPFFFIWISKTARSFQLHHRNYSIITGIALCCTVLSSLSIFPHSLSYFNELTGGPRHGYKNLVDSNIAWGQDLLFLSHWLEKHPEASPLKLAAFGPVDPRLAGINFSLPPTGPVAKKFWKDTGAEIAGPQPGWFAIDVNHLAGSFAFIPDGQGSRKLLSNEEWNYSYFRYFEPVAFAGYSINIYHITLDEANEVRTELGLPELPPDRIKN
- a CDS encoding MoaD/ThiS family protein produces the protein MKVLLINNDGGGFADYIEVATGTTVSQLFEQRMADANASDYLIRVNRQPCPPDQTLEDGDRISITPTKIEGAKS
- a CDS encoding DUF1573 domain-containing protein, translating into MYRILFLVLVLTSIALFTIAVSKDIKTIDHTGSSIHVDKHFNTFTTPSVLVGEKDTLKHEFVVANTYDQIAHISSVQKSCSCTSAKIAKKKLSPGERTRLIMEVDLRGRSGLFGTTCKLIHDQGKPWNFLLQAHIYNHVEFVPNFFELGEVQPGIKIEKNIIVLTNSRSSDPPIPELSCNQNWVSFEMGKSTVHKLNGGEIVQRKTPLRISLIPPHISGAGFVEITTDLASTRARESKLSVHFHVEEIYDVKPQRIFFGRISEKEIPIEQRLTIRRRDGAPFKIKSIVCELSDIHHSCSTTGTTKVEHELVISLDHTKLESFLYGGLFIETNDTLIPNIEIPIAVSK
- a CDS encoding DUF2997 domain-containing protein, which translates into the protein MKTIEIIISTDGQSRIETRGFTGSRCRDASRILESALGKVSSEQLTAEYHQSVQHHPNQLKQEN